A region of Struthio camelus isolate bStrCam1 chromosome 30, bStrCam1.hap1, whole genome shotgun sequence DNA encodes the following proteins:
- the LOC138062887 gene encoding claw keratin-like: MSCSSMCPSPCGVAAPAPLAGSCNEPCVRQCPDSTVVIQPPPSVLTLPGPILSSFPQYSIVSSVGAPGVGGGFGGTFGGLGGLGGLGGSRGLRGLGGYGSLGVYGGFGSCGSGSWGLAHRYLNGNCGPC; the protein is encoded by the coding sequence ATGTCCTGCTCCAGCATGTGCCCGTCTCCCTGCGGggtggccgccccggccccgctggccggctcctgcaacgagccctgcgtgCGGCAGTGCCCCGACTCCACCGTGGTGATCCAGCCCCCGCCTTCGGTGCTCACCTTGCCcgggcccatcctcagctccttcccgcagtaCAGCATCGTCAGCTCCGTGGGCGCCCCCGGCGTTGGAGGGGGCTTCGGCGGCACCTTTGGAGGCCTTGGAGGCCTTGGAGGCCTTGGCGGCTCCAGGGGCCTTAGAGGCCTTGGGGGTTATGGCAGCCTTGGGGTCTACGGGGGCTTTGGGAGCTGCGGCTCTGGGAGCTGGGGCCTTGCCCACCGCTACCTCAATGGTAACTGTGGGCCCTGCTAA